The following are encoded together in the Conger conger chromosome 11, fConCon1.1, whole genome shotgun sequence genome:
- the bmp1a gene encoding bone morphogenetic protein 1a, whose amino-acid sequence MDLTTRCLFLLSCLRMLLAIDLDAVEPSYYVETSATSDVIDYKDPCKAAAFLGDIALDEEDLRMFKVDRIVDVTRQSIRTANRTAQVTGSSANVASRSRTVPNRHGIRRRKRAATSRPERVWPEGVIPYVISGNFSGSQRAIFRQAMRHWEKHTCVTFIERTQEESYIVFTYRPCGCCSYVGRRGGGPQAISIGKNCDKFGIVVHELGHVIGFWHEHTRPDRDDHVSIIRDNIQQGQEYNFLKMEPGEVDSLGEVYDFDSIMHYARNTFSRGIFLDTILPRYDVNGVRPPIGQRTRLSKGDIAQARKLYKCSRCGDSLQDSSGNFSSPGFPNGYSAYMHCIWRISVTPGEKIILNFTSMDLYRSHLCWYDHVEIRDGYWRKAPLKGRFCGDKVPEPIISTDSRLWIEFRSSSNWVGKGFSAVYEAICGGEVKRDNGQIQSPNYPDDYRPNKVCVWKVTVAQGFHVGLTFQSFEIERHDSCAYDYLEVRDGNSENSPLLGRFCGYDKPDDIKTSSNQLWMKFVSDGSVNKAGFAANFFKEMDECSKPDNGRCEQRCVNTLGSYKCACDPGYELASDKRSCEAACGGFITKLNGSITSPGWPREYPPNKNCIWQLVAPTQYRITLLFDVFETEGNDVCKYDYVEVRSGLSADSKLHGKFCGAEKPEAITSQYNNMRIEFKSDNTVSKKGFKAQFFSDKDECSKENGGCQHECVNTFGSYSCQCRSGFVLHENRHDCKEAGCDHIVNSVTGVITSPNWPDKYPSKKACSWVLSTTPGHRIKLAFNEIDMEAHLECAYDHIEIYDGRDGKAPSLGRYCGTKKPQPVISSANKMFIRFFSDNSVQKKGFEASHTAECGGRLKAEVKTKDLYSHAQFGDNNYPGASDCQWVISAEKGYGVELIFQTFEIEEEADCGYDYMELFDGADNKSPRLGRYCGSGPPEEIYSAGDSIVIKFRSDDTINKKGFHVRYTSTKFQDTLHSRK is encoded by the exons CTGCCTTTCTGGGAGACATCGCCCTGGACGAGGAGGACCTGCGCATGTTCAAGGTGGACCGCATTGTGGACGTGACCCGGCAGTCGATCCGGACCGCCAATCGCACAGCTCAAG TGACAGGGTCTTCAGCAAATGTGGCTAGTCGGAGCAGAACAGTGCCAAATCGACACGGCATACGCCGTAGGAAGAGGGCAGCGACCTCCAGACCTGAGAGGGTGTGGCCAGAAGGTGTCATTCCTTATGTTATCAGTGGTAACTTCAGTG GCAGCCAGCGGGCTATATTTCGGCAGGCCATGCGCCACTGGGAGAAGCACACCTGCGTGACCTTCATTGAAAGAACACAGGAGGAGAGCTACATAGTCTTCACCTACCGGCCGTGTGG ATGCTGCTCTTACGTGGGACGGAGAGGCGGCGGTCCCCAGGCCATCTCCATCGGGAAGAACTGCGACAAGTTCGGCATCGTAGTGCACGAGCTGGGCCACGTGATCGGCTTCTGGCATGAGCACACCCGCCCTGACCGGGACGACCATGTCAGTATCATCAGGGACAACATCCAGCAAG GGCAGGAGTACAACTTCCTCAAGATGGAGCCTGGCGAGGTGGACTCGCTGGGGGAAGTGTATGACTTCGACAGCATCATGCACTATGCCAGGAACACATTCTCCAG GGGCATCTTCTTAGACACCATCTTGCCACGCTACGATGTGAATGGGGTCAGGCCACCCATCGGCCAGAGGACGAGACTGAGCAAAGGGGACATCGCCCAGGCACGCAAACTCTACAAGTGCTCAA GATGTGGCGACAGTCTGCAGGACAGCAGTGGGAACTTCTCATCCCCTGGATTCCCCAATGGATATTCAGCCTACATGCACTGCATCTGGAGGATATCTGTCACACCTGGGGAAAAG ATTATTCTGAACTTCACTTCGATGGATCTGTACAGGAGTCATCTGTGCTGGTATGACCACGTTGAGATTAGAGATGGCTACTGGCGGAAAGCTCCTTTGAAAG GTCGTTTCTGTGGGGATAAGGTGCCTGAACCAATCATCTCTACTGACAGCCGGCTGTGGATTGAGTTCCGTAGCAGCAGTAACTGGGTTGGCAAGGGCTTCTCAGCGGTGTATGAAG CGATCTGCGGTGGGGAGGTAAAGCGGGACAACGGACAGATCCAGTCTCCCAATTACCCCGATGACTACCGACCcaacaaagtgtgtgtgtggaaggtcACCGTGGCGCAGGGCTTCCACGTTGGCCTAACCTTCCAGTCTTTCGAG ATCGAGAGGCATGACAGCTGCGCTTACGACTACCTGGAGGTGCGGGACGGAAACTCAGAGAACAGTCCCCTCCTGGGCCGCTTCTGCGGCTACGACAAGCCTGACGACATCAAGACCAGCTCCAACCAGCTGTGGATGAAGTTTGTCTCTGACGGATCCGTCAACAAGGCCGGCTTTGCTGCCAACTTcttcaaag AGATGGATGAGTGCTCCAAACCTGACAACGGTCGCTGTGAGCAGCGCTGTGTCAACACTCTGGGCAGCTACAAGTGTGCTTGTGACCCCGGGTACGAGCTGGCATCCGACAAGCGCAGCTGTGAGG CTGCCTGTGGAGGCTTTATCACCAAACTCAACGGCTCCATCACCAGCCCCGGCTGGCCCAGGGAGTACCCGCCCAACAAGAACTGCATCTGGCAGCTGGTGGCCCCCACCCAGTACCGCATCACCCTGCTGTTCGACGTCTTCGAGACTGAGGGCAACGAT GTGTGCAAGTATGATTATGTGGAGGTGAGAAGTGGGCTATCTGCAGACTCTAAGCTGCACGGGAAATTCTGTGGTGCTGAGAAGCCAGAAGCCATCACCTCCCAGTACAACAACATGCGCATCGAGTTCAAGTCTGACAACACCGTTTCCAAGAAAGGTTTCAAGGCCCAGTTCTTCTCCG ACAAGGACGAGTGCTCCAAGGAGAACGGCGGCTGCCAGCACGAGTGTGTCAACACCTTCGGGAGCTACAGCTGCCAGTGCCGGAGTGGCTTTGTGCTGCACGAAAACAGGCACGATTGCAAAGAAG CGGGCTGCGATCACATTGTGAACAGCGTGACTGGTGTCATCACAAGCCCCAATTGGCCTGATAAATACCCCAGCAAGAAGGCATGCTCCTGGGTCCTGTCTACCACCCCTGGCCATCGCATCAAACTC GCCTTCAACGAGATCGACATGGAGGCCCACCTGGAATGCGCCTATGACCACATTGAGATCTACGATGGGCGCGATGGCAAGGCCCCCAGCCTGGGCCGCTACTGCGGCACCAAAAAACCACAGCCAGTCATCTCCAGTGCCAACAAGATGTTCATCCGCTTCTTCTCAGACAACTCGGTGCAGAAGAAGGGCTTTGAGGCCTCCCACACAGCAG agTGTGGAGGTCGTCTGAAGGCAGAGGTCAAGACAAAAGACCTGTACTCCCATGCCCAGTTTGGTGATAATAACTACCCCGGAGCCTCGGACTGCCAGTGGGTGATTTCGGCGGAGAAGGGCTACGGCGTGGAGCTCATTTTCCAGACCTTCGAGATCGAGGAGGAGGCCGACTGCGGCTACGACTACATGGAGCTCTTTGACGGCGCCGACAACAAGTCCCCAAGGCTGGGCCGCTACTGTggatcaggg ccccccgagGAGATCTACTCCGCCGGCGACTCCATCGTCATCAAGTTCCGCTCCGATGACACCATCAACAAGAAGGGCTTCCACGTCCGATACACCAGCACCAAATTCCaggacacactgcactcacGCAAGTGA